From the genome of Brevibacterium sp. JSBI002, one region includes:
- a CDS encoding PhoH family protein encodes MAEKVHTYVLDTSVLLSDPGALLRFAEHHVVIPLIVVSELEGKRNHPELGFTARKALHILDDFRSDYDRLDQPIPVGDAGGTLRVELNHIDASTMPVGFDRTENDTRILAVARNLSAEGCDVVVVTKDVPMRVKASALGLHAEEYLAELAVDSGFTGMSELGLDDEQMSEFYDSGSVVTEDVSDQVVNTGVVITSPRGSGLGRVRSGNRVSMVRGDRDIFGVHGRSAEQRIAIDMLLDDALGIVSMGGRAGTGKSALALMAGLQKVLEENKHSKIMVFRPLYAVGGQNLGYLPGSEGEKMNPWAEAVFDTLSALVSKNVIDEVVNREILEVLPLTHIRGRSLHDAFVIVDEAQSLERNVLLTVLSRIGMNSKVVLTHDVAQRDNLRVGRHDGVAAVIEKLKGHELFAHVTLTRSERSEIAALVTDVLEEFDPFRS; translated from the coding sequence ATGGCTGAAAAAGTCCACACCTACGTTCTCGACACCTCGGTGCTGCTGTCGGATCCCGGAGCGCTTCTGCGCTTCGCCGAACACCACGTCGTCATCCCGCTCATCGTCGTCTCCGAACTCGAGGGCAAACGCAATCATCCCGAACTCGGATTCACCGCACGCAAAGCCCTCCACATCCTCGACGACTTCCGTTCCGACTACGACCGATTGGATCAGCCCATTCCGGTCGGTGACGCGGGCGGAACGCTGCGGGTCGAGCTCAACCACATCGACGCCTCCACGATGCCGGTCGGCTTCGACCGGACGGAGAACGACACCCGCATCCTGGCCGTGGCCCGCAACCTCTCTGCCGAAGGCTGTGACGTGGTCGTCGTGACCAAGGACGTGCCGATGCGAGTGAAAGCTTCGGCCCTGGGTCTGCACGCGGAGGAGTATCTGGCGGAGCTGGCCGTCGACTCCGGGTTCACCGGGATGAGCGAGCTCGGCCTCGACGACGAGCAGATGAGCGAGTTCTACGATTCGGGGTCCGTCGTCACCGAGGATGTCTCCGACCAGGTGGTCAACACCGGGGTCGTCATCACCTCACCACGCGGATCCGGACTGGGACGGGTGCGCAGCGGCAACCGAGTGTCGATGGTGCGCGGAGATCGTGACATCTTCGGCGTCCACGGACGGTCGGCGGAACAGCGGATCGCCATCGACATGCTGCTCGACGACGCCCTGGGGATCGTGTCGATGGGAGGGCGAGCCGGAACGGGGAAGTCCGCGCTGGCCCTGATGGCAGGACTGCAGAAGGTGCTCGAAGAGAACAAGCACTCGAAGATCATGGTCTTCCGTCCCCTCTACGCCGTGGGCGGGCAGAACCTCGGCTACCTGCCCGGCAGCGAAGGGGAGAAGATGAACCCCTGGGCGGAGGCCGTGTTCGACACCCTCAGCGCGCTGGTGAGCAAGAACGTCATCGACGAGGTGGTCAACAGGGAGATCCTCGAGGTGCTTCCGCTCACCCACATCCGCGGACGGTCCCTCCACGATGCGTTCGTCATCGTCGATGAGGCGCAGTCGTTGGAGCGCAACGTTCTGCTGACCGTGCTCTCACGCATCGGAATGAACTCGAAGGTGGTGCTCACCCACGATGTCGCCCAGCGCGACAACCTGCGAGTGGGCAGGCACGACGGAGTCGCCGCGGTGATCGAGAAGCTCAAGGGCCACGAACTGTTCGCGCACGTCACGCTGACACGGTCGGAACGGTCGGAGATCGCCGCCCTGGTCACCGATGTGCTCGAGGAATTCGACCCGTTCCGCTCCTGA
- a CDS encoding class II fumarate hydratase: MTEEFRIEHDTMGEVKVPKDALYSAQTQRAVENFPISGKTLESAHIAALAQVKKAAAKANAELGVLDEARATAIQNAADRVIAGEFDAHFPIDVFQTGSGTSSNMNTNEVLASLATKALEADGINVHPNDHVNASQSSNDVFPTSVHLAVTKALVNTLIPAMDTLATSLEKKAKEFSSIVKSGRTHLMDATPVTLGQEFGGYAAQVRYGIERIEASLPRVAEVPQGGTAVGTGINTPDGFSSRVVEILAEETGLPITEARNHFEAQANRDGLVEASGQLRTIAYGYMKICNDLRWMGSGPNTGLGEIAIPDLQPGSSIMPGKVNPVICEATIQVAAQVIGNDTSVSLSSTNGAFELNVGIPVMASNLLESIRLLANASTVMAEKMIDGLTANEERARFLAEASPSIVTPLNKVIGYEAAAKIAKHAVANKMTVKEATIALGFVENGSITEADLDKALDVTTMIGSYK; encoded by the coding sequence ATGACCGAAGAATTTCGCATCGAACACGACACCATGGGTGAGGTCAAAGTCCCCAAGGACGCCCTCTACAGCGCACAGACCCAGCGTGCCGTCGAGAACTTCCCGATCTCGGGCAAGACCCTCGAATCAGCCCACATCGCCGCACTGGCACAGGTGAAGAAGGCCGCAGCGAAGGCCAACGCCGAACTCGGCGTGCTTGACGAAGCCCGCGCCACAGCCATCCAGAACGCCGCCGATCGGGTCATCGCAGGCGAATTCGACGCCCACTTCCCCATCGACGTGTTCCAGACCGGTTCGGGAACCTCGTCGAACATGAACACCAACGAGGTCCTTGCCTCGCTGGCGACCAAGGCACTCGAAGCCGACGGAATCAACGTCCACCCGAACGACCATGTCAACGCCTCGCAGTCGTCGAACGACGTCTTCCCCACCTCGGTGCACCTGGCCGTGACCAAGGCCCTGGTCAACACGCTCATCCCGGCCATGGACACCCTGGCGACTTCGCTGGAGAAGAAGGCGAAGGAGTTCTCCTCCATCGTCAAGTCCGGACGCACCCACCTCATGGATGCCACTCCGGTGACTCTCGGTCAGGAGTTCGGCGGCTACGCAGCTCAGGTCCGTTACGGAATCGAGCGCATCGAGGCTTCCCTGCCGCGCGTGGCGGAGGTCCCGCAGGGCGGAACCGCTGTGGGCACCGGCATCAACACCCCGGACGGCTTCTCGTCCCGCGTGGTCGAGATCCTCGCCGAGGAGACCGGTCTGCCGATCACCGAAGCTCGCAACCACTTCGAGGCCCAGGCCAATCGCGACGGACTCGTCGAGGCCTCCGGTCAGCTGCGGACCATCGCCTACGGCTACATGAAGATCTGCAATGACCTGCGCTGGATGGGTTCGGGACCGAACACCGGTCTCGGCGAGATCGCCATCCCCGACCTCCAGCCCGGTTCGTCGATCATGCCCGGCAAGGTCAACCCGGTCATCTGCGAGGCCACCATTCAGGTCGCCGCCCAGGTCATCGGCAATGACACCTCCGTGTCGCTGTCGTCGACCAACGGCGCGTTCGAGCTCAACGTCGGCATCCCCGTCATGGCCTCGAACCTGCTCGAGTCGATCCGCCTGCTCGCGAACGCCTCGACCGTCATGGCCGAGAAGATGATCGACGGACTCACCGCCAACGAGGAGCGAGCCCGCTTCCTCGCCGAGGCGAGCCCCTCCATCGTCACCCCGCTGAACAAGGTCATCGGCTACGAAGCGGCGGCGAAGATCGCCAAGCACGCCGTGGCCAACAAGATGACCGTCAAGGAAGCGACGATCGCTCTCGGCTTCGTCGAGAACGGCTCCATCACCGAGGCTGACCTCGACAAGGCCCTCGACGTCACCACGATGATCGGCAGCTACAAATAA
- a CDS encoding carbonic anhydrase → MPNQAWKRLLEGNQRFVDDVPQHPNQDTARRESLSDSQTPFVTLFGCSDSRVAAEMIFDVGLGDMFVVRNAGQVVDPVTLGSLEYGVEMLGTPLLVVLGHDSCGAVTAAYNAYDSGETPPGFISDVVARILPTVARARKNGRTTINETVGQNTMDTVDKIMQLSTIIKTAVDEGRLIIVGLTYQLHDGHTTVVAQYGGDEAAVSTYAS, encoded by the coding sequence ATGCCCAATCAGGCGTGGAAGCGACTCCTCGAGGGAAATCAGCGTTTCGTCGACGATGTCCCTCAGCACCCCAACCAGGACACGGCGCGACGCGAATCCCTGTCGGACAGCCAGACCCCGTTCGTCACTCTCTTCGGCTGCTCGGATTCCCGAGTCGCCGCTGAGATGATCTTCGATGTCGGCCTCGGTGACATGTTCGTCGTGCGCAATGCCGGACAGGTCGTCGACCCGGTCACCTTGGGCTCGCTCGAATACGGAGTCGAGATGCTCGGCACTCCCCTGCTCGTCGTGCTCGGCCACGACAGCTGCGGGGCCGTGACCGCCGCCTACAACGCCTACGACTCGGGTGAGACTCCCCCGGGATTCATCTCCGACGTCGTCGCCCGCATCCTGCCGACGGTGGCCCGGGCCCGAAAGAACGGGCGCACCACGATCAACGAGACCGTCGGTCAGAACACCATGGACACGGTCGACAAGATCATGCAGCTGTCCACGATCATCAAGACCGCCGTCGACGAGGGCCGACTCATCATCGTCGGACTCACCTACCAACTCCACGATGGCCACACCACGGTCGTCGCCCAATACGGAGGCGACGAGGCCGCGGTCTCCACCTATGCTTCCTGA
- the glpX gene encoding class II fructose-bisphosphatase, whose protein sequence is MSDSKEPVDVKSHHDRGRVDEEAPPVAVTDSWSQKAQVESDAPDRNLALELVRVTEAAAIAAAPWVGRGDKNAADGAAVAAMRNVISTVRMAGTVVIGEGEKDEAPMLFNGEQVGDGGGPHCDVAVDPIDGTRLTALGMPNAISVMAVTEDGAMYDPSAVFYMEKLVTGPDAADAVDMRLPIAENIRRVAKAKGTKDPASVTVMILDRPRHQQMIDEIRAAGARIQLITDGDVAGAIAACRPGTGVDMLMGIGGTPEGIITACAIKALGGVIQGRLWPQDDTEREAAAKAGLDVNKVLNTDDLVTGDNSYFVATGITNGDLLDGVKFQGSHVTTHSLVMRSKSGTVRQVFAEHQAAKTHSYVEAAEEAARRGLV, encoded by the coding sequence ATGAGTGACTCCAAAGAGCCTGTTGACGTGAAATCTCACCATGACCGAGGACGAGTTGATGAGGAGGCTCCGCCTGTCGCAGTGACCGACTCATGGTCACAGAAGGCTCAGGTCGAGTCGGATGCTCCCGACCGCAACTTGGCTCTGGAGCTCGTCCGAGTCACCGAGGCCGCAGCCATCGCCGCAGCCCCCTGGGTCGGCCGCGGCGACAAGAACGCAGCCGACGGAGCGGCCGTGGCCGCGATGCGCAATGTCATCTCCACCGTCCGCATGGCCGGCACCGTCGTCATCGGCGAGGGTGAGAAGGACGAAGCTCCGATGCTCTTCAACGGCGAGCAGGTCGGCGACGGCGGCGGACCGCACTGCGATGTTGCTGTCGACCCGATCGACGGCACTCGCCTGACCGCTCTGGGCATGCCCAATGCGATCTCTGTCATGGCTGTGACCGAAGACGGCGCGATGTATGACCCCTCTGCCGTGTTCTACATGGAGAAGCTCGTCACCGGCCCCGATGCCGCTGATGCCGTCGACATGCGTCTGCCGATCGCTGAGAACATCCGCCGCGTCGCCAAGGCGAAGGGAACGAAGGATCCCGCCTCGGTCACGGTGATGATCCTCGACCGTCCCCGCCACCAGCAGATGATCGATGAGATCCGCGCCGCCGGGGCTCGCATCCAGCTCATCACCGATGGCGACGTCGCCGGAGCCATCGCCGCCTGCCGCCCCGGAACCGGCGTCGACATGCTCATGGGCATCGGCGGTACCCCCGAAGGCATCATCACCGCCTGCGCCATCAAAGCACTCGGCGGAGTCATCCAGGGCCGACTGTGGCCGCAGGACGACACCGAACGCGAAGCCGCCGCCAAGGCCGGCCTCGACGTCAACAAGGTGCTCAACACCGACGACCTCGTCACCGGTGACAACAGCTACTTCGTCGCCACGGGCATCACCAACGGCGATCTGCTCGATGGCGTGAAGTTCCAGGGCAGCCACGTCACCACGCATTCCCTGGTGATGCGGTCGAAGTCGGGAACCGTCCGTCAGGTCTTCGCCGAGCACCAGGCAGCGAAGACCCACTCATACGTGGAGGCCGCCGAAGAAGCCGCACGCCGCGGACTGGTCTGA
- a CDS encoding DUF4245 domain-containing protein translates to MNVRNAADETGARTVVDETMPSPRGESMADESGVMLPGSREEMRFLRKNSNWVNMVIAILACLAVAVGILFLAPQPEVDSERVVDYQGIAEQSQGNAEFDLIVPQIPRGWTSNEASLDRMGDSEYTSWYMSFIGPDDQWVSIEQAEASANWAKRKTDEAVAAEKVTVGGADFQVYRTEEAKEYWVTHKGDMYVVLTATAAPDTVNSFADQVAAELK, encoded by the coding sequence GTGAATGTCCGAAATGCTGCCGACGAGACGGGTGCTCGAACGGTCGTCGACGAGACGATGCCGAGTCCCAGGGGAGAGTCCATGGCTGATGAGTCCGGAGTGATGCTGCCGGGGTCCCGGGAAGAGATGCGTTTCCTGCGCAAGAACTCGAACTGGGTCAATATGGTCATCGCGATCCTCGCCTGTCTCGCAGTCGCCGTCGGGATCCTGTTCCTCGCCCCGCAGCCCGAAGTCGACTCAGAACGTGTCGTCGACTATCAGGGGATCGCCGAGCAGTCACAGGGCAACGCCGAGTTCGACCTCATCGTTCCGCAGATCCCGCGCGGATGGACGTCGAACGAGGCCAGCCTCGATCGTATGGGCGACTCCGAATACACCTCGTGGTACATGTCGTTCATCGGCCCCGACGACCAGTGGGTGAGCATCGAGCAGGCCGAAGCCAGCGCGAACTGGGCGAAGCGGAAGACCGACGAGGCTGTCGCTGCCGAGAAGGTGACCGTCGGCGGTGCCGACTTCCAGGTCTACCGCACTGAAGAGGCGAAGGAATACTGGGTCACGCACAAGGGCGATATGTATGTCGTTCTGACTGCCACCGCTGCGCCGGACACCGTCAATAGCTTCGCCGATCAGGTGGCCGCCGAACTCAAGTGA
- a CDS encoding exodeoxyribonuclease VII small subunit gives MTEPTTQQDQPDISTLSYEQAREELVMTVKRLETGNLPLEESLRLWERGEALADRCQAWLDGARERLDKAREETSDDTE, from the coding sequence ATGACCGAACCGACGACCCAACAGGACCAGCCCGATATCAGCACGCTCAGTTACGAGCAGGCGCGCGAAGAACTCGTCATGACCGTCAAGCGTTTGGAGACCGGCAACCTGCCGCTCGAAGAGTCACTGCGGCTGTGGGAGCGTGGCGAGGCTCTGGCCGACCGGTGTCAGGCGTGGCTCGACGGAGCACGGGAACGCCTTGACAAGGCCCGTGAGGAGACCTCGGACGACACCGAATAG
- the xseA gene encoding exodeoxyribonuclease VII large subunit, with the protein MAQRISGTPGTLGETAEPKELAATAAETTAENPWPLSLLSSKMKSYIDRMSSVWIEGQVVELNHRGKASYLTLRDTDVEMSLPVQIWKNVLDRTGAPLTEGSHVVANLKADFWTKTGRLTMRANDIRAVGLGELLARLERLKKQLGAEGLFDPNRKLRLPFLPNRIGLITGRDSDAQKDVIRNVHLRWPAAEFEVRNCAVQGPDAVPGVMKNLAELDADPQIDVIVIARGGGSMEDLLPFSNEALVRAVSAAQTPVVSAIGHEADRPILDEVADMRASTPTDAAKRIVPDVAEEGMNLLRARAELEAAVNRLLDREQEMLTAVRSRPVLAEPQTMITAHENELTTIRRRSLQATNGRLIQAQNEIQHLRSQARSLSPLRTLERGYAVVQTDEGQAVRNAAEVAAGDTVHVRVARGRFDADITEVTPETDDSTTDD; encoded by the coding sequence ATGGCGCAAAGAATTTCCGGCACTCCCGGCACGCTCGGTGAAACAGCCGAGCCGAAGGAGCTCGCCGCCACCGCAGCCGAGACCACGGCGGAGAATCCGTGGCCGCTGAGTCTGCTGTCTTCGAAGATGAAGTCCTATATCGACCGCATGTCGAGCGTGTGGATCGAAGGGCAGGTCGTCGAGCTCAATCATCGCGGCAAGGCCAGCTACCTGACCCTGCGCGACACCGATGTCGAGATGTCCTTGCCGGTCCAGATCTGGAAGAACGTCCTCGACCGCACCGGGGCTCCTCTGACCGAGGGCAGCCACGTCGTCGCCAATCTCAAAGCCGATTTCTGGACGAAGACCGGTCGGCTGACGATGCGCGCCAACGATATCCGCGCCGTCGGCCTCGGCGAACTCCTCGCCCGCCTCGAACGATTGAAGAAGCAGCTAGGGGCCGAAGGGCTCTTCGATCCCAACCGGAAGCTGCGCCTGCCGTTCCTGCCGAACCGGATCGGACTGATCACCGGACGGGATTCGGATGCGCAGAAGGACGTCATCCGCAATGTGCACCTTCGCTGGCCTGCCGCCGAATTCGAAGTCCGCAACTGTGCAGTGCAAGGCCCGGATGCCGTGCCGGGAGTGATGAAGAACCTCGCCGAACTCGACGCGGACCCGCAGATCGATGTCATCGTCATCGCCCGCGGCGGCGGCAGCATGGAAGACCTCCTGCCGTTTTCCAACGAAGCACTCGTCCGTGCCGTCTCCGCCGCGCAGACACCGGTCGTCTCTGCGATCGGACACGAGGCGGACCGGCCCATCCTCGATGAGGTCGCTGACATGCGGGCATCAACACCCACGGATGCCGCAAAGAGGATCGTTCCGGATGTCGCCGAGGAAGGCATGAATCTGCTGCGTGCCCGCGCCGAGCTCGAAGCTGCCGTCAATCGCCTCCTCGACCGAGAGCAGGAGATGCTCACCGCCGTGCGATCACGGCCGGTGCTCGCCGAACCGCAGACGATGATCACCGCGCATGAGAACGAGCTGACAACGATCCGCCGCCGCAGTCTGCAGGCGACGAACGGACGGCTCATCCAAGCTCAGAACGAGATCCAGCATCTCCGTTCCCAAGCCAGGTCCCTCTCTCCCCTGCGGACGCTGGAGCGCGGCTACGCCGTGGTGCAGACCGACGAAGGTCAGGCCGTCCGCAATGCCGCCGAGGTCGCCGCCGGCGACACCGTCCATGTCCGGGTCGCTCGTGGTCGTTTCGACGCAGATATCACCGAGGTCACTCCGGAGACCGACGATTCGACGACCGACGATTGA
- a CDS encoding 4-hydroxy-3-methylbut-2-enyl diphosphate reductase — MSVVSVPAPTIPRRRLAPGEIRTPVNADKRVLLAAPRGYCAGVDRAVIAVERALVHFGAPIYVRKEIVHNRHVVETLSERGAVFVDDTDEVPEGARVVFSAHGVSPAVHTEAARRSLSTIDATCPLVTKVHKEAIRFARDGFRILLVGHAGHEEVEGTMGEAPEHITLVQSPEEARTIEVPDAEKLVWISQTTLSVDETMETVEILRERFPHLQNPPSDDICYATQNRQVAVKKVGPDADLVIVVGSANSSNSVRLVEVALEHGAKAAYRVDFAREIDETWFHDVATVGVTSGASVPENLVQDVLQLLAEYGFDTVEEVVTAEEDLIFSLPKELRKLG, encoded by the coding sequence GTGAGCGTCGTTTCAGTACCTGCCCCGACCATTCCGCGCCGGCGTTTGGCACCGGGCGAGATCCGCACTCCGGTCAATGCAGACAAGAGGGTGCTGCTGGCCGCACCGCGCGGCTATTGTGCCGGCGTCGATCGTGCTGTCATCGCCGTTGAGCGCGCCCTCGTGCACTTCGGCGCACCGATCTATGTCCGCAAGGAGATCGTGCACAACCGACATGTCGTCGAGACCCTGTCCGAACGCGGGGCCGTCTTCGTCGATGACACCGATGAAGTCCCGGAAGGTGCTCGGGTCGTGTTCTCCGCTCACGGAGTCTCACCGGCCGTGCACACCGAGGCTGCCCGGCGTTCGCTGTCGACGATCGATGCGACATGCCCGTTGGTGACGAAAGTCCACAAGGAGGCCATCCGGTTCGCCCGGGACGGCTTCCGCATCCTCCTCGTCGGCCATGCCGGGCATGAAGAGGTCGAAGGCACCATGGGCGAGGCGCCGGAGCACATCACACTGGTGCAGAGCCCGGAAGAGGCGCGCACCATCGAGGTTCCCGATGCCGAGAAGCTGGTGTGGATCTCACAGACGACCTTGAGCGTGGACGAGACCATGGAAACGGTTGAGATCCTGCGTGAGCGCTTCCCGCACCTGCAGAATCCACCCAGCGATGACATCTGCTACGCGACACAGAACCGGCAGGTCGCGGTGAAGAAGGTCGGGCCCGACGCGGATCTCGTCATCGTCGTCGGGTCGGCGAACTCCTCGAACTCCGTTCGCCTCGTCGAAGTCGCTCTCGAACACGGGGCGAAGGCTGCCTACCGTGTCGACTTCGCCCGCGAGATCGACGAGACATGGTTCCATGACGTGGCCACGGTCGGTGTCACCTCAGGTGCGAGCGTTCCGGAGAACCTCGTCCAGGACGTGCT